A window of the Microvirga terrae genome harbors these coding sequences:
- a CDS encoding tetratricopeptide repeat protein, whose amino-acid sequence MTRFDSRGLPLSTTSDPAAERYREGVDLLLSAWPDAAEVLEEAIAADPDFALAHAARARLHVIRSEVTKAKARIATAKEIVARRGTERERSHVAVLSLAINGQSAQALERALAHAEIWPRDVLILSLPLGAFGLFAFSGMADHDQARVDLCERHARHFDADDWWFLTYRGWSHAENGNVAHGRTLTQRGYDLRGNNANAAHALSHAMYEGGAHDEAERMIADWLPGYDRCGILHGHIAWHSALGALERGDPEQALAIYAEHIQPSVTAGMPVNVVSDTASFLWRLKAYGHTVPAGLWQDAATYSTGYFQTAGFAFADVHMALIAAATGDKAAVEERVKAQMALIDAGALAAGPVVPAICRAALAFAEEDYAACARILQPVAAEVVRIGGSGAQREMMEDMLLLALMRSGEAAKAGELLDSRLHRRPSSRDMRWHGLLAA is encoded by the coding sequence ATGACCCGTTTCGACAGCCGTGGCCTTCCCCTGTCGACCACGTCCGACCCTGCGGCGGAACGCTACCGGGAAGGTGTCGACCTGCTCCTCTCGGCTTGGCCCGACGCGGCCGAGGTCCTGGAGGAGGCGATCGCAGCCGATCCAGACTTCGCTCTCGCCCACGCGGCCCGCGCCCGCCTGCACGTCATCCGTAGTGAGGTTACGAAGGCCAAGGCGCGGATCGCTACGGCGAAGGAGATCGTCGCGCGGCGCGGGACCGAGCGCGAGCGCAGCCACGTGGCTGTCCTCTCGCTGGCGATCAACGGGCAATCGGCCCAGGCGCTGGAGCGGGCGCTCGCCCATGCCGAGATCTGGCCGCGGGACGTGCTGATCCTGTCCCTGCCGCTCGGGGCCTTCGGGCTCTTCGCCTTCTCCGGCATGGCGGACCACGACCAGGCGCGCGTCGATCTCTGCGAGCGCCACGCCCGGCATTTCGACGCCGACGACTGGTGGTTTCTCACCTACCGGGGCTGGTCTCATGCGGAGAACGGCAACGTTGCGCACGGTCGGACGCTGACGCAGCGCGGCTACGATTTGCGCGGAAACAATGCCAATGCGGCGCATGCACTCTCGCATGCCATGTACGAGGGCGGTGCGCACGATGAGGCGGAGCGGATGATCGCCGACTGGCTGCCCGGCTACGACCGCTGCGGAATCCTGCACGGCCACATCGCGTGGCACTCGGCGCTGGGCGCGCTCGAGCGCGGCGATCCGGAGCAGGCTTTGGCGATCTACGCGGAACACATCCAGCCGTCGGTGACGGCCGGCATGCCGGTCAACGTGGTCAGCGACACGGCCTCGTTCCTGTGGCGGCTGAAAGCCTACGGTCACACGGTGCCGGCTGGGCTGTGGCAGGACGCGGCCACCTATTCGACAGGCTACTTCCAGACGGCCGGCTTCGCCTTCGCGGACGTCCACATGGCGCTCATCGCGGCGGCGACCGGTGACAAGGCCGCAGTCGAGGAGCGCGTGAAGGCTCAGATGGCGCTGATCGATGCGGGCGCCCTGGCCGCCGGCCCTGTGGTGCCGGCGATCTGCCGCGCGGCCCTGGCCTTTGCGGAGGAGGACTACGCGGCTTGCGCGCGTATCCTGCAGCCGGTCGCGGCCGAGGTCGTGCGCATCGGCGGCAGCGGCGCTCAGCGCGAGATGATGGAGGACATGCTGCTGCTGGCCTTGATGCGCAGCGGCGAGGCCGCGAAGGCCGGTGAATTACTCGACAGTCGCCTCCATCGCCGCCCGTCGTCGCGCGACATGCGCTGGCACGGCCTGCT